Below is a genomic region from Pontibacter deserti.
TTTCAGAGATCGGGCATGCACATAACTGCCCATATGCTCGGTACGGAAGTAGGGCGGTTCTTCTAAAGTATAAGCTACAAGATCAATCCGGAAAGGCAGCCTGTGGTTGTGCAGTAGTCTTGCCAGTTCCAGCAGGCCAGCTACTCCGCTGGCGTTATCGTCGGCTCCGGGCTGGTCTCCGCACACATCATAATGCGCTCCTACAATCAGCCTTGGAGCATCTGCGGGCCCCATCGAAAGTATAATATTGCGGTATTCTTTGCCGGCAACAGTATAAACCTGCTCCTGTACCTGCCCCTGCAACTTCTCAAACTCTTTTTTGATGTAGGTAGCTACTTCATCGAGGGCTGCTGTATGCTGGTGGTTGCGAGGTTGGGATGTGCCTGTAATGGCAATCAGGTGCTGTCGTAATTTTACAGTATCTGCCTTACCTGCAAAAACCGAGGTAGCAGTTAACATACAGATCAACAACACGAGTAATCCCTTCATCAGAATTTTGGAATGAAATGTAAAGACCAAGATAATAATTTATATCTGATAACTACGATATAGTATACTTGTGGTCAGTTTAAGAGAGGAGTTGCGGAAAGTACAGTAGCCTGAAAGTAGAAGCAGCCTATATGTTGCTGCAGGTTGGTGAGCCGAAATCAAAAGATTTAAACAGGAACTGAAATTACCCAGTCGTAAGCAGAAGTAAGATCATCAAAAGAGCGGGTTTCGATATAGGTGCCTATGTGTGCGTTGAGCTGCTGCTGCTGGCGCTCGGTCTCATTGTCGAAGGAATGTATAACAGCAAGTTTTTTAAGAGGCAGTTTGGCATACGCCTTAGCATAAATGGTGCAGGTCCAATGCAGATCATCTTCCGATACAGGTTTTAACAGACGCCTGTCCAATACCACACAATGTACCTGTAGTTCCCGCGCAATCCGGATGACGTTGATCAGTGCCTGCCTGTACTGCAGGCTGCTGCATCCGCCATACCATTGGGTTATTAGTACATTACCTGTATGGTGATGTTCTACCTGAAGGTAATCTGTCTGGAAGTATACCATGTTTCATGGCGTTAAAGGTTTTATAATATTAATTATAATTAATTGATAATAAAAGGCTTTTGGTAGATTTAATAAAGAATAATACAAATTTAACCTGGCGGTAATAGTGTGGTAAACAAAAAAGCCCTGCAACAGGGCATTTGCTGGTTGCAGGGCTTTAATAAATTTATTTTGTTCGTAAGTTATTGGCGTTGCTACCGTCTAGTTCCCGGGTATCTTTTTCGT
It encodes:
- a CDS encoding M28 family peptidase, with product MKGLLVLLICMLTATSVFAGKADTVKLRQHLIAITGTSQPRNHQHTAALDEVATYIKKEFEKLQGQVQEQVYTVAGKEYRNIILSMGPADAPRLIVGAHYDVCGDQPGADDNASGVAGLLELARLLHNHRLPFRIDLVAYTLEEPPYFRTEHMGSYVHARSLKEQQAEVKGMISLEMIGNFKDEKGTQRYPLAPMKLFYGSRGNYIAVVQRFGNGSFGRSFLRNYKNNANIPVKSLRAPAFVTGVDFSDHLNYWHFGFDALMITDTSFYRNSNYHQPTDTIYTLDFRRMARVVDAVYTSILNL